One Betta splendens chromosome 16, fBetSpl5.4, whole genome shotgun sequence genomic window carries:
- the si:dkey-17m8.1 gene encoding C-Jun-amino-terminal kinase-interacting protein 4 isoform X2, whose product MEYNEKVLCATGEVELDPNIVSEEAGKLYSELQTVIETHGEAVVESLVPIFVWVLEGLATCKAQLRDTEEEVEREKAEREELLEKYQAEKSLRKECQERYLELDDQTEQERRAMRGREKERERRETELEKKARAQADQVVALEEQKANLSRELSTLKHTHSKLSHTYRDLLEKRKDSERDSPLRNHARVRNADFPSIQNSESSINEKIIQRPHSNSGPPCLEALVVKEDRMNSNEEKPTEDQFVNYIISSTPELAQFHGVEASTPVRSSTEEPPTEESSASLEQEMTEEKQEEEEHNVEEMQKNGEEEHEVEEDDSLEWELRNTDSVFSELSEMSRDYVESVDQGASIRGSTDQFEEILSQYEELKVTNELAEAARKALISRVVELTDDRAALNLEMASLQETVSRLEGRMREKEEETKRLRKELEACQSEDSDASLTTSMRHFSRSEMARVVMEKNQYKQRLFELQEALRRSQTLRATKEVKLTEEKRSGVWRKFNRFFGLSKESFIPPPVSALALQGSPSLTRCPLSSPQMPVVSQTPAESSAAAAAAAALSPRVRRKELYRDIRSHVWGTLGKRQLHGWSTPVANKQSSGSMSLLQGSQDPVSEPKDVPVLVHLRLLDQRDSTAKLNCAVAVTPEVSGEATCSVWVVSGPASSSDITVIDPARSNTVLDQFSLPPTAPALCICAVPPVADTAGTVWIGTQEGSILVHSASAGRRRCLQSVSLTEGVHSLTYSQGQVLAGLADGTLAFFSHSSGGWNLQSYEVMSLGSNPLQPIRCCLEKSGRLWVGYWNKVHVVDLENKKVEQMFSVSERSEQQVRFLCAGGSGVWTSCRLDPVLRLFDWSTGRPLQEVDFTTLVTKTLGQAYLTLSPLQISSLAVISGRLWVGTGGGAIFSIPLSITSEAVSIPYCSIASAQLCYHGHRQAVRFIIAAPGCLMTSPGSSTLATSQLILSGGEGYINFRIGDDASDGSVELSQASPPRSERSHMIIWQNPTACVPSPAF is encoded by the exons cgGTATTTGGAGCTCGATGACCAAACTGAACAGGAGAGGAGAGCCAtgagggggagagaaaaggaaagggaACGGCgagagacagagctggagaagAAAGCAAGAGCCCAAGCTGATCAGG TGGTGGCCTTGGAGGAGCAAAAAGCAAACCTGAGCAGAGAACTGAGCAcgctgaagcacacacacagcaag TTGTCCCACACATACCGGGACCTTTTGGAAAAGAGAAAGGATTCCGAAAGAGATTCACCTTTGAG GAACCATGCGCGTGTCAGGAATGCCGACTTTCCATCCATTCAAAACTCAGAATCCAGTATTAATGAAAAG ATAATTCAAAGACCACATTCAAACTCCGGTCCCCCGTGTTTAGAAGCACTAGTAGTTAAGGAAGACAGGATGAACAGTAATGAAGAAAAGCCCACTGAAGACCAATTTGTCAATTACATCATAAGCTCCACTCCTGAACTGGCACAATTTCATGGTGTGGAAGCAAG CACCCCAGTTAGATCGAGCACAGAGGAGCCACCAACAGAGGAGTCAAGTGCCAGCCTGGAGCAGGAGAtgacagaggagaagcaggaggaggaggaacacaacGTGGAAGAGATGCAGAAAAATGGCGAGGAAGAGCACgaggtggaggaagacgacAGTTTGGAGTGGGAGCTACGCAACACTGACTCCGTGTTCTCTGAACTGTCGGAGATGAGTCGAGATTACGTGGAGAGTGTAGATCAGGGGGCCAGCATCAGAG GCAGTACAGACCAGTTTGAGGAGATTCTTTCTCAGTATGAGGAACTGAAAGTCACCAA TGAGTTGGCAGAGGCTGCTCGTAAAGCATTGATATCTCGGGTGGTAGAGCTCACTGACGACCGGGCAGCTCTGAACCTGGAAATGGCCTCGCTGCAGGAAACCGTTTCACGGTTGGAGGGCCGcatgagggagaaggaggaggaaaccaaGAG ACTAAGGAAAGAACTAGAAGCTTGCCAATCTGAGGATTCTGAC GCCTCTTTAACTACATCCATGCGCCACTTTTCTCGCTCTGAAATGGCTCGTGTGGTTATGGAAAAGAACCAGTATAAACAGCGTCTctttgagctgcaggaggccttAAGACGCAGCCAAACACTCAG AGCAACTAAGGAAGTGAAGTTAACAGAGGAGAAACGCTCGGGTGTTTGGAGAAA GTTTAATCGCTTCTTCGGCCTGTCAAAGGAATCCTTCATCCCACCTCCTGTTTCTGCATTAGCCCTGCAAGGCTCTCCATCACTCACTCGATGTCCTCTGTCATCTCCCCAAATGCCAGTCGTCAGTCAGACTCCGGCTGA atcatctgctgctgctgctgctgctgctgctctctcgCCTCGCGTCAGAAGAAAAGAACTCTACAGAGACATCCGCTCGCACGTTTGGGGAACTCTGGGGAAACGGCAGCTACACGGCTGGAGCACACCTGTGGCGAACAAACAG TCTTCTGGTTCAATGTCATTACTGCAGGGGTCCCAGGATCCTGTTTCAGAGCCCAAAGATGTGCCTGTTCTTGTTCATCTGAGACTGTTGGATCAAAGAGACTCCACTGCTAAG CTGAACTGTGCCGTTGCTGTCACGCCTGAGGTCTCCGGAGAGGCCACA TGTTCTGTGTGGGTAGTTTCTGGGCCTGCCTCCAGCAGTGATATTACAGTGATTGATCCAGCACGGTCCAACACAGTACTGGATCAGTTCAGCCTCCCACCCACAGCTCCTGCCCTCTGCATCTGTGCAGTGCCTCCTGTAG CTGACACTGCAGGAACTGTGTGGATTGGAACTCAGGAAGGAAG TATTCTGGTGCACTCGGCCTCTGCTGGCAGGAGACGCTGTCTGCAGTCGGTTTCCCTGACAGAAGGTGTTCATTCACTTAC ATATTCCCAGGGTCAAGTTCTGGCTGGACTAGCTGACGGGACCTTAGCCTTTTTCTCACACAGTTCAG GGGGCTGGAATTTACAGTCCTATGAAGTGATGTCCCTGGGATCCAACCCCTTGCAGCCCATTCGTTGCTGCCTTGAAAAAAGTGGCCGCTTGTGGGTGGGGTATTGGAACAAAGTCCATGTGGTTGACCTTGAAAATAAGAAAGTCGAG CAAATGTTCTCAGTCTCCGAACGCAGTGAACAGCAGGTTCGTTTCCTGTGTGCTGGGGGAAGCGGTGTTTGGACATCGTGCCGACTGGACCCAGTCCTCAGGCTGTTTGACTGGTCCACGGGTCGGCCACTACAGGAAGTTGATTTCACTACTTTGGTCACTAAAACATTAG gTCAAGCCTACTTGACACTCTCACCTCTCCAGATCTCCTCTCTTGCAGTCATCTCTGGCCGACTGTGGGTGGGCACTGGAGGTGGTGCCATTTTTTCCATCCCGTTATCCATaa CATCAGAAGCTGTTTCCATCCCATACTGCTCCATTGCATCAGCCCAGCTGTGCTACCATGGACACAGACAAGCTGTCAGATTTATCATTGCAGCACCTG GTTGTTTGATGACGTCTCCCGGCAGCAGCACTCTTGCTACCTCTCAGCTCATCCTCAGTGGAGGAGAGGGCTACATCAACTTTCGAATTG GAGATGATGCAAGTGATGGATCGGTGGAATTGTCCCAGGCTTCACCTCCACGGTCTGAGCGCAGTCACATGATCATCTGGCAGAATCCCACCGCGTGTGTGCCCAGTCCTGCCTTCTGA
- the si:dkey-17m8.1 gene encoding C-Jun-amino-terminal kinase-interacting protein 4 isoform X1, with product MEYNEKVLCATGEVELDPNIVSEEAGKLYSELQTVIETHGEAVVESLVPIFVWVLEGLATCKAQLRDTEEEVEREKAEREELLEKYQAEKSLRKECQERYLELDDQTEQERRAMRGREKERERRETELEKKARAQADQVVALEEQKANLSRELSTLKHTHSKLSHTYRDLLEKRKDSERDSPLRNHARVRNADFPSIQNSESSINEKQIIQRPHSNSGPPCLEALVVKEDRMNSNEEKPTEDQFVNYIISSTPELAQFHGVEASTPVRSSTEEPPTEESSASLEQEMTEEKQEEEEHNVEEMQKNGEEEHEVEEDDSLEWELRNTDSVFSELSEMSRDYVESVDQGASIRGSTDQFEEILSQYEELKVTNELAEAARKALISRVVELTDDRAALNLEMASLQETVSRLEGRMREKEEETKRLRKELEACQSEDSDASLTTSMRHFSRSEMARVVMEKNQYKQRLFELQEALRRSQTLRATKEVKLTEEKRSGVWRKFNRFFGLSKESFIPPPVSALALQGSPSLTRCPLSSPQMPVVSQTPAESSAAAAAAAALSPRVRRKELYRDIRSHVWGTLGKRQLHGWSTPVANKQSSGSMSLLQGSQDPVSEPKDVPVLVHLRLLDQRDSTAKLNCAVAVTPEVSGEATCSVWVVSGPASSSDITVIDPARSNTVLDQFSLPPTAPALCICAVPPVADTAGTVWIGTQEGSILVHSASAGRRRCLQSVSLTEGVHSLTYSQGQVLAGLADGTLAFFSHSSGGWNLQSYEVMSLGSNPLQPIRCCLEKSGRLWVGYWNKVHVVDLENKKVEQMFSVSERSEQQVRFLCAGGSGVWTSCRLDPVLRLFDWSTGRPLQEVDFTTLVTKTLGQAYLTLSPLQISSLAVISGRLWVGTGGGAIFSIPLSITSEAVSIPYCSIASAQLCYHGHRQAVRFIIAAPGCLMTSPGSSTLATSQLILSGGEGYINFRIGDDASDGSVELSQASPPRSERSHMIIWQNPTACVPSPAF from the exons cgGTATTTGGAGCTCGATGACCAAACTGAACAGGAGAGGAGAGCCAtgagggggagagaaaaggaaagggaACGGCgagagacagagctggagaagAAAGCAAGAGCCCAAGCTGATCAGG TGGTGGCCTTGGAGGAGCAAAAAGCAAACCTGAGCAGAGAACTGAGCAcgctgaagcacacacacagcaag TTGTCCCACACATACCGGGACCTTTTGGAAAAGAGAAAGGATTCCGAAAGAGATTCACCTTTGAG GAACCATGCGCGTGTCAGGAATGCCGACTTTCCATCCATTCAAAACTCAGAATCCAGTATTAATGAAAAG caGATAATTCAAAGACCACATTCAAACTCCGGTCCCCCGTGTTTAGAAGCACTAGTAGTTAAGGAAGACAGGATGAACAGTAATGAAGAAAAGCCCACTGAAGACCAATTTGTCAATTACATCATAAGCTCCACTCCTGAACTGGCACAATTTCATGGTGTGGAAGCAAG CACCCCAGTTAGATCGAGCACAGAGGAGCCACCAACAGAGGAGTCAAGTGCCAGCCTGGAGCAGGAGAtgacagaggagaagcaggaggaggaggaacacaacGTGGAAGAGATGCAGAAAAATGGCGAGGAAGAGCACgaggtggaggaagacgacAGTTTGGAGTGGGAGCTACGCAACACTGACTCCGTGTTCTCTGAACTGTCGGAGATGAGTCGAGATTACGTGGAGAGTGTAGATCAGGGGGCCAGCATCAGAG GCAGTACAGACCAGTTTGAGGAGATTCTTTCTCAGTATGAGGAACTGAAAGTCACCAA TGAGTTGGCAGAGGCTGCTCGTAAAGCATTGATATCTCGGGTGGTAGAGCTCACTGACGACCGGGCAGCTCTGAACCTGGAAATGGCCTCGCTGCAGGAAACCGTTTCACGGTTGGAGGGCCGcatgagggagaaggaggaggaaaccaaGAG ACTAAGGAAAGAACTAGAAGCTTGCCAATCTGAGGATTCTGAC GCCTCTTTAACTACATCCATGCGCCACTTTTCTCGCTCTGAAATGGCTCGTGTGGTTATGGAAAAGAACCAGTATAAACAGCGTCTctttgagctgcaggaggccttAAGACGCAGCCAAACACTCAG AGCAACTAAGGAAGTGAAGTTAACAGAGGAGAAACGCTCGGGTGTTTGGAGAAA GTTTAATCGCTTCTTCGGCCTGTCAAAGGAATCCTTCATCCCACCTCCTGTTTCTGCATTAGCCCTGCAAGGCTCTCCATCACTCACTCGATGTCCTCTGTCATCTCCCCAAATGCCAGTCGTCAGTCAGACTCCGGCTGA atcatctgctgctgctgctgctgctgctgctctctcgCCTCGCGTCAGAAGAAAAGAACTCTACAGAGACATCCGCTCGCACGTTTGGGGAACTCTGGGGAAACGGCAGCTACACGGCTGGAGCACACCTGTGGCGAACAAACAG TCTTCTGGTTCAATGTCATTACTGCAGGGGTCCCAGGATCCTGTTTCAGAGCCCAAAGATGTGCCTGTTCTTGTTCATCTGAGACTGTTGGATCAAAGAGACTCCACTGCTAAG CTGAACTGTGCCGTTGCTGTCACGCCTGAGGTCTCCGGAGAGGCCACA TGTTCTGTGTGGGTAGTTTCTGGGCCTGCCTCCAGCAGTGATATTACAGTGATTGATCCAGCACGGTCCAACACAGTACTGGATCAGTTCAGCCTCCCACCCACAGCTCCTGCCCTCTGCATCTGTGCAGTGCCTCCTGTAG CTGACACTGCAGGAACTGTGTGGATTGGAACTCAGGAAGGAAG TATTCTGGTGCACTCGGCCTCTGCTGGCAGGAGACGCTGTCTGCAGTCGGTTTCCCTGACAGAAGGTGTTCATTCACTTAC ATATTCCCAGGGTCAAGTTCTGGCTGGACTAGCTGACGGGACCTTAGCCTTTTTCTCACACAGTTCAG GGGGCTGGAATTTACAGTCCTATGAAGTGATGTCCCTGGGATCCAACCCCTTGCAGCCCATTCGTTGCTGCCTTGAAAAAAGTGGCCGCTTGTGGGTGGGGTATTGGAACAAAGTCCATGTGGTTGACCTTGAAAATAAGAAAGTCGAG CAAATGTTCTCAGTCTCCGAACGCAGTGAACAGCAGGTTCGTTTCCTGTGTGCTGGGGGAAGCGGTGTTTGGACATCGTGCCGACTGGACCCAGTCCTCAGGCTGTTTGACTGGTCCACGGGTCGGCCACTACAGGAAGTTGATTTCACTACTTTGGTCACTAAAACATTAG gTCAAGCCTACTTGACACTCTCACCTCTCCAGATCTCCTCTCTTGCAGTCATCTCTGGCCGACTGTGGGTGGGCACTGGAGGTGGTGCCATTTTTTCCATCCCGTTATCCATaa CATCAGAAGCTGTTTCCATCCCATACTGCTCCATTGCATCAGCCCAGCTGTGCTACCATGGACACAGACAAGCTGTCAGATTTATCATTGCAGCACCTG GTTGTTTGATGACGTCTCCCGGCAGCAGCACTCTTGCTACCTCTCAGCTCATCCTCAGTGGAGGAGAGGGCTACATCAACTTTCGAATTG GAGATGATGCAAGTGATGGATCGGTGGAATTGTCCCAGGCTTCACCTCCACGGTCTGAGCGCAGTCACATGATCATCTGGCAGAATCCCACCGCGTGTGTGCCCAGTCCTGCCTTCTGA
- the si:dkey-17m8.1 gene encoding C-Jun-amino-terminal kinase-interacting protein 4 isoform X3 has protein sequence MEYNEKVLCATGEVELDPNIVSEEAGKLYSELQTVIETHGEAVVESLVPIFVWVLEGLATCKAQLRDTEEEVEREKAEREELLEKYQAEKSLRKECQERYLELDDQTEQERRAMRGREKERERRETELEKKARAQADQVVALEEQKANLSRELSTLKHTHSKLSHTYRDLLEKRKDSERDSPLRNHARVRNADFPSIQNSESSINEKQIIQRPHSNSGPPCLEALVVKEDRMNSNEEKPTEDQFVNYIISSTPELAQFHGVEASTPVRSSTEEPPTEESSASLEQEMTEEKQEEEEHNVEEMQKNGEEEHEVEEDDSLEWELRNTDSVFSELSEMSRDYVESVDQGASIRGSTDQFEEILSQYEELKVTNELAEAARKALISRVVELTDDRAALNLEMASLQETVSRLEGRMREKEEETKRLRKELEACQSEDSDASLTTSMRHFSRSEMARVVMEKNQYKQRLFELQEALRRSQTLRATKEVKLTEEKRSGVWRKFNRFFGLSKESFIPPPVSALALQGSPSLTRCPLSSPQMPVVSQTPAESSAAAAAAAALSPRVRRKELYRDIRSHVWGTLGKRQLHGWSTPVANKQGSQDPVSEPKDVPVLVHLRLLDQRDSTAKLNCAVAVTPEVSGEATCSVWVVSGPASSSDITVIDPARSNTVLDQFSLPPTAPALCICAVPPVADTAGTVWIGTQEGSILVHSASAGRRRCLQSVSLTEGVHSLTYSQGQVLAGLADGTLAFFSHSSGGWNLQSYEVMSLGSNPLQPIRCCLEKSGRLWVGYWNKVHVVDLENKKVEQMFSVSERSEQQVRFLCAGGSGVWTSCRLDPVLRLFDWSTGRPLQEVDFTTLVTKTLGQAYLTLSPLQISSLAVISGRLWVGTGGGAIFSIPLSITSEAVSIPYCSIASAQLCYHGHRQAVRFIIAAPGCLMTSPGSSTLATSQLILSGGEGYINFRIGDDASDGSVELSQASPPRSERSHMIIWQNPTACVPSPAF, from the exons cgGTATTTGGAGCTCGATGACCAAACTGAACAGGAGAGGAGAGCCAtgagggggagagaaaaggaaagggaACGGCgagagacagagctggagaagAAAGCAAGAGCCCAAGCTGATCAGG TGGTGGCCTTGGAGGAGCAAAAAGCAAACCTGAGCAGAGAACTGAGCAcgctgaagcacacacacagcaag TTGTCCCACACATACCGGGACCTTTTGGAAAAGAGAAAGGATTCCGAAAGAGATTCACCTTTGAG GAACCATGCGCGTGTCAGGAATGCCGACTTTCCATCCATTCAAAACTCAGAATCCAGTATTAATGAAAAG caGATAATTCAAAGACCACATTCAAACTCCGGTCCCCCGTGTTTAGAAGCACTAGTAGTTAAGGAAGACAGGATGAACAGTAATGAAGAAAAGCCCACTGAAGACCAATTTGTCAATTACATCATAAGCTCCACTCCTGAACTGGCACAATTTCATGGTGTGGAAGCAAG CACCCCAGTTAGATCGAGCACAGAGGAGCCACCAACAGAGGAGTCAAGTGCCAGCCTGGAGCAGGAGAtgacagaggagaagcaggaggaggaggaacacaacGTGGAAGAGATGCAGAAAAATGGCGAGGAAGAGCACgaggtggaggaagacgacAGTTTGGAGTGGGAGCTACGCAACACTGACTCCGTGTTCTCTGAACTGTCGGAGATGAGTCGAGATTACGTGGAGAGTGTAGATCAGGGGGCCAGCATCAGAG GCAGTACAGACCAGTTTGAGGAGATTCTTTCTCAGTATGAGGAACTGAAAGTCACCAA TGAGTTGGCAGAGGCTGCTCGTAAAGCATTGATATCTCGGGTGGTAGAGCTCACTGACGACCGGGCAGCTCTGAACCTGGAAATGGCCTCGCTGCAGGAAACCGTTTCACGGTTGGAGGGCCGcatgagggagaaggaggaggaaaccaaGAG ACTAAGGAAAGAACTAGAAGCTTGCCAATCTGAGGATTCTGAC GCCTCTTTAACTACATCCATGCGCCACTTTTCTCGCTCTGAAATGGCTCGTGTGGTTATGGAAAAGAACCAGTATAAACAGCGTCTctttgagctgcaggaggccttAAGACGCAGCCAAACACTCAG AGCAACTAAGGAAGTGAAGTTAACAGAGGAGAAACGCTCGGGTGTTTGGAGAAA GTTTAATCGCTTCTTCGGCCTGTCAAAGGAATCCTTCATCCCACCTCCTGTTTCTGCATTAGCCCTGCAAGGCTCTCCATCACTCACTCGATGTCCTCTGTCATCTCCCCAAATGCCAGTCGTCAGTCAGACTCCGGCTGA atcatctgctgctgctgctgctgctgctgctctctcgCCTCGCGTCAGAAGAAAAGAACTCTACAGAGACATCCGCTCGCACGTTTGGGGAACTCTGGGGAAACGGCAGCTACACGGCTGGAGCACACCTGTGGCGAACAAACAG GGGTCCCAGGATCCTGTTTCAGAGCCCAAAGATGTGCCTGTTCTTGTTCATCTGAGACTGTTGGATCAAAGAGACTCCACTGCTAAG CTGAACTGTGCCGTTGCTGTCACGCCTGAGGTCTCCGGAGAGGCCACA TGTTCTGTGTGGGTAGTTTCTGGGCCTGCCTCCAGCAGTGATATTACAGTGATTGATCCAGCACGGTCCAACACAGTACTGGATCAGTTCAGCCTCCCACCCACAGCTCCTGCCCTCTGCATCTGTGCAGTGCCTCCTGTAG CTGACACTGCAGGAACTGTGTGGATTGGAACTCAGGAAGGAAG TATTCTGGTGCACTCGGCCTCTGCTGGCAGGAGACGCTGTCTGCAGTCGGTTTCCCTGACAGAAGGTGTTCATTCACTTAC ATATTCCCAGGGTCAAGTTCTGGCTGGACTAGCTGACGGGACCTTAGCCTTTTTCTCACACAGTTCAG GGGGCTGGAATTTACAGTCCTATGAAGTGATGTCCCTGGGATCCAACCCCTTGCAGCCCATTCGTTGCTGCCTTGAAAAAAGTGGCCGCTTGTGGGTGGGGTATTGGAACAAAGTCCATGTGGTTGACCTTGAAAATAAGAAAGTCGAG CAAATGTTCTCAGTCTCCGAACGCAGTGAACAGCAGGTTCGTTTCCTGTGTGCTGGGGGAAGCGGTGTTTGGACATCGTGCCGACTGGACCCAGTCCTCAGGCTGTTTGACTGGTCCACGGGTCGGCCACTACAGGAAGTTGATTTCACTACTTTGGTCACTAAAACATTAG gTCAAGCCTACTTGACACTCTCACCTCTCCAGATCTCCTCTCTTGCAGTCATCTCTGGCCGACTGTGGGTGGGCACTGGAGGTGGTGCCATTTTTTCCATCCCGTTATCCATaa CATCAGAAGCTGTTTCCATCCCATACTGCTCCATTGCATCAGCCCAGCTGTGCTACCATGGACACAGACAAGCTGTCAGATTTATCATTGCAGCACCTG GTTGTTTGATGACGTCTCCCGGCAGCAGCACTCTTGCTACCTCTCAGCTCATCCTCAGTGGAGGAGAGGGCTACATCAACTTTCGAATTG GAGATGATGCAAGTGATGGATCGGTGGAATTGTCCCAGGCTTCACCTCCACGGTCTGAGCGCAGTCACATGATCATCTGGCAGAATCCCACCGCGTGTGTGCCCAGTCCTGCCTTCTGA